A genomic window from Ruminiclostridium cellulolyticum H10 includes:
- a CDS encoding acyl-CoA thioesterase: MQKPSSKKVSDSRTEQIQILMPEHINGFNRLFGGKLMEWIDVVAAVVARRHSGCNVTTASIDNLQFKAAAYVNSTIFLLGQITYVGNTSMEVRVDTFVEELNGIRRMINRAYLVLVALDENDLPVSVPGIILETDEEKVEWEAARKRCELRKQRRREEF, translated from the coding sequence ATGCAAAAACCATCAAGTAAAAAAGTATCAGATTCAAGAACTGAACAAATTCAAATACTTATGCCCGAACATATAAATGGTTTTAACCGACTTTTCGGCGGTAAGCTAATGGAATGGATTGATGTTGTCGCAGCTGTTGTTGCCAGAAGACATTCAGGCTGCAATGTTACTACAGCATCAATAGATAATCTGCAGTTTAAAGCTGCTGCCTACGTTAATAGCACTATTTTTTTACTGGGGCAAATCACTTATGTTGGAAATACATCAATGGAGGTAAGGGTAGATACCTTTGTGGAGGAACTCAACGGAATCCGCCGTATGATAAACAGAGCATATCTGGTTTTAGTTGCTTTGGACGAAAACGACCTTCCTGTTTCAGTCCCGGGAATAATTTTGGAAACAGATGAAGAGAAAGTAGAGTGGGAAGCCGCCCGAAAACGTTGTGAACTAAGAAAACAAAGACGCCGCGAAGAGTTCTGA
- a CDS encoding DUF5680 domain-containing protein, with amino-acid sequence MNLEHNDVVNFLIKAKKATYAGKGPELLPSRPQSHDLLYEEGHLKYIDTYIGGTAFSGEEAMWYQEIPFWSMNYCGRVIAEGFSGDFLKEALLNIPFEKPFRGPEKYKRDDLLYTSKVHGDFLWFFGMEEIYFHDVKVYECRFHGGSIK; translated from the coding sequence ATGAATTTGGAACATAATGATGTCGTAAATTTCCTCATAAAAGCAAAAAAGGCGACTTATGCGGGAAAGGGCCCTGAATTATTACCTTCAAGACCGCAATCCCACGACTTGTTATATGAAGAAGGTCATCTAAAGTATATTGATACATATATTGGGGGTACTGCTTTTAGCGGAGAAGAAGCCATGTGGTATCAAGAAATTCCATTCTGGTCCATGAACTACTGTGGCAGGGTTATAGCGGAGGGCTTTTCCGGAGATTTTCTTAAGGAAGCATTACTCAATATTCCCTTTGAAAAGCCATTCAGAGGGCCTGAAAAATATAAAAGGGACGATTTACTTTATACCTCCAAAGTTCATGGAGACTTTCTTTGGTTTTTTGGTATGGAGGAAATTTATTTTCATGATGTCAAGGTTTATGAGTGCAGATTTCATGGAGGATCAATTAAATAA